The nucleotide window GGAAATACCGCCGGTATCGAAAAGGACGCATTTGCCTACCAGTCCAATTGTTTTTGCATCCGCTACGCCACAATTATATTGAAGAATGGTAAATGCACAATCCTGGGCACTGCCCTGGTTTACAGACAGAAATGCACCCAAGCCCAGTTTCTCACATTCTTCCCGGTTAAAGACCGTTTTCTTCAGTCCATATTTCTCAGATATTTCAGAGAGAAACTGTGTTAAGTGATGCACCTTTTTATGGTTCTGAGGTTTGTTCAGCCATTCCCGACAGGCAAATTCGCCTTCGCATAAAGCCATAACTTCCACTTGAACAGTATCAGGCAGGTAGGTGTCTGCATCGCAAATTAACTGGAAGTGTTCAGCAAGAAACGGATGCTGGCTATTGAAGGGATATTCATAGGTGCCCAGGAAGAGGCCGGTAATCACAGTTTTAATATTATCATTCGATTGGTTGAGGTAGGTGAGTTGTGTAGGCTCAGATTTTATTTTGTTCCGGAAACTCCACGAAAACCGGGCTGCGGTTTCCTGCACTTCATAGTCCTTAGGGTCATTGCCAAGACCTATGAAGAAGGTCACTTTATTATCACTGACCGTAGTGAAAGTTTCCTCTTTCTTAGCTGAAAACTGGTCACCGGTGGATTTTTGATAAGGTTTACCGTGTTCTTTCCACTGCTGTTCGGTTACGAAAATAAAGTGTTGCCTGATGTTTTTTTGGTCACCGGCCTGTTTTTTAATAGTAATATTCATGAATGATCGATAGTTATAAATTCTCTGTGTCTGTATTCGCAGCTGATGCCGCTTTTTCGGCAAATTCTTTTGGATCGTCACCGGAATCAAAGAAAAGCCATTCCACGGCCCGCGGAAATTCCTGCGACCAGTAAAATTCCTGATGTGCACCTTCCGGGTTGAAGCTCATCCTGAATTCAAACTGGACGGAGTACTGATTCTCCGACCATTCCATGCGCTTTTCAAATTCCTTCATCCGCTCCGCCATCTCCCCACCTTCCTTCAGTCCTCCATACATGTAGATCCTGGTTTTGTAGGGCGATTTAAAGTTCATCATCGGGAAATCATAATCGGGGTTTACCCAAAGCGAGGGAGAGAAAATCATCAGTTTGGAATAAACCTCCGGATAGAGAAATCCACCATATATGCTGATAAGGCCACCCAGCGAGCTGCCGCCAATTCCCGTGAATTCGCGCTCCGGTTGGGTACGGTACATTTGGTCTATATAAGGTTTAAGGGTGTCGGCGAGAAAACGTATGTATTTTTTACCTTCCGCATCTTCAGCAAGAGCATGGGGCTCCAGGATGTACTCGTTGATGCGGTCCTGACGGCCGTTTTCAATGGCAATGATGATGACTTCGCCGCGGCCGTATTCTGCCAGAAGAGATAATTTCCTGTCTATTTCCCAGTTTCCGAATTCAGACCCTTCGTGGAACAGGTTCTGTGCGTCCTGAAGATAAAGAACAGGGTAGCGGCGGTTGCTTTTATAATAATTATAGGGAAGCAATGCCCAAATCTTGCGGGTTTTCTGTAGCTGGGGTATGGCAAATTCATCACTGATAAGTTCAATAACAGGAAAATATTCTTTTTTGAAAGGAGCCCAGTTTTCACGCCATTTCTCAACAATGTCTTCTGTTTCTTCAGCTTTTTGGATCTTTCGGTTATGCGTGATATTGCCGTAACGGTCAATTTCTACATTTTCCCAGCCGCCTTTTGTAAATTTATATTCTATGTTCTCCGGCAGAAGGTGGTCCGGAATGTCTATGGTGTATTTGCCATCAGCCAGGAGCTCCAGCTGAAAGTCCCCATCACGGGGATCCCAGTTGTTGAAGTTGCCGGTAATATAGACAGGCCGGCTGTCTTTTTCGGCAGAAATAAGGTTGAATTTCATCAGCTGCTGTTACAGTTTCAAAAGTAAAGATAAAAAACCGTTGCAGAAGATGATGCTGTTTGTTAGCACATCTCAGTTTTGCAGCAAAACCTGGAAATTTTAATGTATTTTTGAAAGAAATACTTCAAACCGGTTTACGGCCTTTCAGCAACCCTAGTACTATAATTATGCAGAATGTATATCCCTACTCACGGTTCACCGCGCATGACATTTACCTTTTTCGTGAAGGCAAGCATTGCCGGTTATATGATAAGTTCGGTTCCCATGAAACTGATCAGGACGGCAAGTCCGGAACTTATTTTTCGGTTTGGGCACCACATGCTGAGGAAGTTTCCGTAATTGCGGATTTTAATTCGTGGAATCCGGAACTGCATAAACTGTTTCCCAGGTGGGACGGCTCCGGTATTTGGGAAGGATTCATCCCGGGCATTAAATGGGGTATAAAGTACAAATATGCCATTCGGACCAAAACCGGTGCATTGCTGGAAAAGAGTGATCCTTATGCGCTTAGTTTCGAACAGAATGTGCAGGCAGCCTCACTGGTATCAACCACCTGGTACGAATGGAATGACGCTGAATGGATGTCAAACAGGCATAAAAACAACTGTCTGGACGCGCCGATTTCTGTATATGAAATGCATTTGGGTTCGTGGATGCGCGGCACAGACGATCCCGGACGTTTCCTGAGCTACCGTGAAATAGCAGAAAGGCTGGTTCCATATATTACTGAGATGGGTTTTACCCATGTGGAACTGATGCCCGTGATGGAGCATCCGTATGAACCCAGCTGGGGGTATCAGATTACAGGTTTTTTTGCTGCCAATTCGCGTTTTGGGGCACCTCAGGACCTTATGTTCCTGATCGATGAGCTTCATAAAAACAATATTGGAGTGATCCTGGACTGGGTGCCGTCCCATTTTCCCGGCGATGCCAACGGACTCCACCTGTTCGACGGCACTTATCTGTACGAGCACGAAGATCCGCGCCAGGGTTTCCATCCGCAATGGAATTCACATCTGTTTAATTACGGCCGTCCCGAAGTGAAATCTTTCCTCATTTCCAATGCCATGTTCTGGCTGGACAGATACCATGCAGACGGTCTTCGGGTAGATGCAGTAACCTCAATGCTTCATCTGGATTACGCACGCGAACCGGGTGAATGGATTCCCAATATGTTCGGGGGAAATGTGAACCTTGAGGCCAAAGCCTTCCTGCAGGAGTTTAATACAGCTGTTTACCGGGATTTTCCGGACGTGCTTACAATTGCCGAGGAAAGCTCGGATTTTCCTCTGCTTACAACGCCTGTTCATGACGGAGGTGTTGG belongs to Chryseobacterium sp. and includes:
- a CDS encoding alpha/beta hydrolase: MKFNLISAEKDSRPVYITGNFNNWDPRDGDFQLELLADGKYTIDIPDHLLPENIEYKFTKGGWENVEIDRYGNITHNRKIQKAEETEDIVEKWRENWAPFKKEYFPVIELISDEFAIPQLQKTRKIWALLPYNYYKSNRRYPVLYLQDAQNLFHEGSEFGNWEIDRKLSLLAEYGRGEVIIIAIENGRQDRINEYILEPHALAEDAEGKKYIRFLADTLKPYIDQMYRTQPEREFTGIGGSSLGGLISIYGGFLYPEVYSKLMIFSPSLWVNPDYDFPMMNFKSPYKTRIYMYGGLKEGGEMAERMKEFEKRMEWSENQYSVQFEFRMSFNPEGAHQEFYWSQEFPRAVEWLFFDSGDDPKEFAEKAASAANTDTENL
- a CDS encoding leucyl aminopeptidase family protein: MNITIKKQAGDQKNIRQHFIFVTEQQWKEHGKPYQKSTGDQFSAKKEETFTTVSDNKVTFFIGLGNDPKDYEVQETAARFSWSFRNKIKSEPTQLTYLNQSNDNIKTVITGLFLGTYEYPFNSQHPFLAEHFQLICDADTYLPDTVQVEVMALCEGEFACREWLNKPQNHKKVHHLTQFLSEISEKYGLKKTVFNREECEKLGLGAFLSVNQGSAQDCAFTILQYNCGVADAKTIGLVGKCVLFDTGGISIKSSDNLHYMKSDMGGATAVIGALITAAERNLPVNIIAVLPVTDNAVSASAYVPSDVVRTYNGKTIEVINTDAEGRMTLADGLSYLAENYKTDIMIDLATLTGSSVRMFGGTCGALFTNDLSLGARLQEAGDRTNQRLWNMPMWDVWLDDFQSDVADFKNISLKPVGDCIVAAKFLEQFTGGHPSWAHLDIAGVAFGSVPYAKEKAATGYGVQLLINFMENIS